In the genome of Luteitalea pratensis, the window GCCTGGCCAAGTAGCGTCATACCCCTTGCAGCGTCGAGGTCGGCGCGATACCTTCAAACCATGGTTTCGACGCCTTCGCACCGCGTGCCGTCGATGCTGTTGCGGAGTGCCGCCCGGCACCGCGCCTGTCGCTGTTGTTGATCCTGCCTGCTCGCTTCATCTCAGCGTTGACCGCCGGTCGTGCCGGCGTTCCTGTTTGATTGACGTCCCCGGGTGCAACCCGGGGCTCGATGCGCGATCGCCACCGGCCCGGCTTGCTGGTGCGTCATGGTCGCATCCGGATACGGAACATGCGTAGTTTCCTGCAGGGATTGATGATCTTCGCGGCCCTGGTCGCGAGCGCCGCCGCCGCGGCCGCGCAGACCGCCCCCATCGCTCCCACGACAGCCGAGGACTGGCGGCAGCAGTACGAGCGCGACCTGCGGGCCGAGTACGGATGGCTCAGCGTCGCCGGGCTGACGTTCCTGCCCGAGGGCACGCACACCGTCGGCAGCGACCCCGCCAGCGCGGTCGTGCTTCCCGCCGGGCCCGCCCCGCAGCATGTCGGCCGCATCGTCGTCACCGACGAAGGCGTGACGCTGTATCTCGAGGCGGGCGTCCAAGCCCTCCTGAATGGCAAGCCGGCGCCGGCGGTGGTGGCGTTGAAGAAGGCCGAGCGGACCGCGCCCGGGCAGCCGGCGGCACAGCCGGACAAGATTCGCGTGGGTCGGGTGGAATTCCACCTGCACGAGAGCGGGGATCGGCTGGCGCTGCGTGTGCGCGATCCCGAGTCGCCCATCCGCATCGGCTTCCAGGGGCCGCGCTGGTTCCCCGTGTCGGAGAGCGCCCGGGTCGTGGCGACGTTGAAGCCGTTCGAGTCACCGCGGGTCGTGGACGTCAGGAACATCCTCGGCGACAACGAGCCGTATTCAGCGCCGGGCCAGCTCGAGTTCCCGTGGGAGGGCCGCACGGTGCGCGTGCTGGCGTTCACGACCACCAGGGGACGGCTGCAGGTGATCTTTCGTGATGCGAGCGTGGGGCGAGAGACGTATGGCACACGCTACGCGTACGCCGAACCGACCGGCGATGGCCGTTACGTACTCGACTTCAACAAGGCGTACAACCCGCCGTGCGCATACAACCCGTACACGACCTGCCCGACGCCACCGGCGCAGAACATCCTGAAGGTGGCCATTCGCGCCGGCGAAAAGATCTACGACGGCCCTGCGAGCTCAGCGCACCGCTGAGGCGCGAAGATGCCGCGAGGCCGCTGCACGCGTCCCGCAGCCGCCGTCATCCGGCCAAGCCGTCAATGGCCGCCACGTAGCCGTCGACCTTCAGGTCGACGTGTGGTGCGCCATAATGCCGCTCCATGCGTGCCTTTCGCGTCGACCGGCCCGGTCACGCGCGCCTCGTCGACGTCCCGGTGCCGACGCCAGGTCCTGGCGAGGTCCTCGTGCGGGTCGAGGCGGTGGGAATCTGCGGATCCGATCTGGAATTGATTCGTGGGACGCGCGATGCGGCGTTCTGCCGCTTCCCGGTGGTGCCCGGCCACGAGTGGTCGGGCATCATCGCCGACAGTGCCCCTGCTGCTCCGCACTTGCATGTCGGCATGCGCGTCGTCGTCGAGGGGCATCATTTCTGCGGCGCGTGCGTACCCTGCCTGGCCGGCCGCACGCACCTGTGCACCCGGTACGATGAATACGGCTTCACGCGCGACGGCGGTTATCGGGAGTTCGTCGCCGCCCGCGTCGATCTCTGCCATCCCATCACGCACGTGACCTGCGAGCTCGGCGCCCTTGCCGAACCGACCGCCTGCGCCTTGCATGCCGTCGAGCGGAGCGCCGTGGACTCGAGCGACGTGGTCGTGGTCATCGGTGCCGGCCCTATCGGTTTGCTCGCCGCCGCGTGTGTCGCGGCGCGTGGTCCGTCACGTCTCGTTGTTGCCGATGTTCGCGACGCCACCTTCGGCGTGGCGCGCTCACTCGGCGCCAGCGACACCGTGTGCGCACCGGCGACGGCGCTGGCGCAGGCCATACGCGAGCGCGTTGCCGGAGGCGCCGACGTGGTCATCGAGGCGGCGGGCCATCCACTGGCGCAGGTGGCGGCGGCCGATGTGCTGGCGCGCGGCGGGCGCCTGACCATCCTCGGCATCGCCGGCTCCGATCGCACGACGCCGTTCAACTTCGATCCGCTTGTCTTCCGCGACGCGCGTCTCGAGGCCGTGTTCGCCTACCCGTCCTCGGTGTTTGCGCGTGCCGTCCGCCTCATCGACGAGGGTTTCGTGGATCCGTCCCCGCTCATCACGCACCGCTTCGGTCTAACCGAGGCGGACCGCGCGCTTGCCCTGCTCGAGGCGCGTGGCGAACCCGTCATCAAGGTCCTACTCGATCCCCGAGCCTGAACACATGTCACTCCCGTTGTCACCTGCCGCCCGTCTGCTGGCCGCGCTCGACCTGCCCGTCGGCGACGCTCACGATCTGCCACCGTCGCCACATCGCTTCCCGGACGGTGCGCACTACCGGGTCGAGATTCCGAGCGTCGAGGGGCCGCGCGTGCTCGCCGCGGTGATCGAGGAGGCGCGGACGCGTGCCGTGCCGATCCATCGCGTCTCGCAGGGCTCGGGCATCATGCTCCTCACCGACAATGAGATCGGCGAGATGTGCGGCATGTGTCGCGAGGCACGTATGGAGCTGTCGCTCTTCGTGGGGCCGCGTGCCGCGTGGGACACGGGGG includes:
- a CDS encoding zinc-dependent alcohol dehydrogenase; translation: MRAFRVDRPGHARLVDVPVPTPGPGEVLVRVEAVGICGSDLELIRGTRDAAFCRFPVVPGHEWSGIIADSAPAAPHLHVGMRVVVEGHHFCGACVPCLAGRTHLCTRYDEYGFTRDGGYREFVAARVDLCHPITHVTCELGALAEPTACALHAVERSAVDSSDVVVVIGAGPIGLLAAACVAARGPSRLVVADVRDATFGVARSLGASDTVCAPATALAQAIRERVAGGADVVIEAAGHPLAQVAAADVLARGGRLTILGIAGSDRTTPFNFDPLVFRDARLEAVFAYPSSVFARAVRLIDEGFVDPSPLITHRFGLTEADRALALLEARGEPVIKVLLDPRA
- a CDS encoding DUF1684 domain-containing protein; its protein translation is MRSFLQGLMIFAALVASAAAAAAQTAPIAPTTAEDWRQQYERDLRAEYGWLSVAGLTFLPEGTHTVGSDPASAVVLPAGPAPQHVGRIVVTDEGVTLYLEAGVQALLNGKPAPAVVALKKAERTAPGQPAAQPDKIRVGRVEFHLHESGDRLALRVRDPESPIRIGFQGPRWFPVSESARVVATLKPFESPRVVDVRNILGDNEPYSAPGQLEFPWEGRTVRVLAFTTTRGRLQVIFRDASVGRETYGTRYAYAEPTGDGRYVLDFNKAYNPPCAYNPYTTCPTPPAQNILKVAIRAGEKIYDGPASSAHR